Part of the Mycolicibacterium mengxianglii genome is shown below.
ATGGCTGTTCGGCTGTGGATAAACCGCGTGGAATCACGATTTCAGCGAAATGGAGCCGCACCGTCGTACCGGGCGGTCACTGCTGGCGAAACACCCCCAGACAAAAGACGACCCTCGCCAGGGGGGGAGGAGGCGAGGGTCGTCGTGTATCAGCCCCGGGGGGTCGGGCTGATGCACACCCGGCATAAGCCGAGTAATACTCACTATACACACGACCCAGCACACTGGCGCAAGTCTCGATAACGAACACGCCACTCGATGATCACTACAGAATTGCAGTCACCGACACCTGGCTTGAACTGCCAATTTGAACACTTTGTCGGTTGGTGTCACGGGCACACCTATTGTTGGGTGCGTGACCGCCTCCGACCCGGATACCGAACAGCTAACCGCACCGCAAACCGGTCGCACCCCTGTGCACCCCACCCGAACCGCCGCGTTTTTCGATCTCGACAAGACGATCATCGCCAAGTCGAGCACGCTCGCTTTCAGCAAACCCTTCTTCGATCAAGGTCTGCTCAATCGACGGGCCGTCCTGAAGTCCAGTTACGCCCAATTCCTGTTCCTGATGTCAGGCGCCGACCACGACCAGATGAACCGGATGCGTTCCTACGTGACCGCTATGTGCACGGGCTGGGATGTGGAACAAGTCAAGTCGATCGTCGCCGAGACGTTGCACGAGATCGTCAACCCCCTGGTGTTTGCCGAAGCCGCCGATCTGATCGCCGATCACAAGTTGTGCGGCCGCGACGTCGTGGTGGTCTCGGCCTCCGGCGAGGAGATCGTGGCGCCGATCGCCCGCGCACTCGGCGCCACCCATGCGATGGCGACGCGCATGGTTGTCAAGGACGGTCGCTACACCGGCGAGGTGGCGTTCTACTGCTACGGCGAGGGCAAGGTGCAGGCCATCCGGGAGCTGGCGCTGCGCGAGGGCTACCCGCTCGAACACTGCTACGCCTATTCGGACTCGATCACCGACCTGCCCATGCTCGAAGCTGTCGGCCACCCCACCGTGGTCAACCCCGACCGAGCGCTGCGACGGGAAGCAACCGCCCGCGACTGGCCCGTCCTGACGTTCACCAAACCGGTCTCGCTACGCGATCGGATCCCGGCACCGTCGAGTGCGGCCGTGGCCACCACGGCGGCGGTCGGCATCAGCGCCCTCGCCGCCGGCGCGCTGACGTACTCCCTTTTACGCCGATTCGCGCTCTGAGGAGACGCGATAACGATCTGGAAAAGCCCCGATTCTTTGTAGCGCGAGGGCCTTGATGTGATGGTGGTCACGTAGTACAAAGGAAGGCAAGGAAGCCCGGTGAGGCCAAGATCGACTCAGAGGAGAAGGGCTCGATCTCCCGCACCAGGCGACCTAGCACGGATCCCGGCACCCACGCGGAGCCACAGCCGCGATAATGGCAGAAGTGTTGCGGGCCTGCGTAATTGCGACAGCGGATGAACCAAGACCTCCTGGGTTGAGGTCAGCTTCACAGCGCAGCGCAAAGTCGCCGAGGCCAACCCACGCGACCCACATTTGGACGCTTGGTAACCAGAGATCCGTGCTAGCGGGCGGCGAGCCGAATCTGGAGAGATCCAGTTTTCGGAGCGTCGCCCGCTTTTATTGTGAGAGCCGTCTACTACGAAGAACCCTTGGCTGAATCTTTTGCCTCGGCGATCGAAACCGCTTCGCGCGCACCAGCTTGCAGCGCGCGGCAATGCAACAGCAGCCATTGCGTCAACCCGCTCTCGGTACCCGAGGCGAACCCGGTGGCGGCCTCCCGGTATTCGGCTGCGCGACGCATCCAGAACACCTCCGGGACCCCCAGCCCATGCGGGTCGAGCCCGGTGGCGATGGTGACCAACCGCGACACGGCGCGCGCCACCACACCGTCGGCGCTGCCGAATGCGGCCAGCGCCAACAACTCACCGTGCGCGACCCCGGACAGGATCGGACCCGGCACCCGCGAACCACCGGTAACCATCCGCGCCATCAGGTCAAGTCGCGCCGCCACCTCGGGGTCGGCGCGCGGGCGCGCGAGCTCCTGCTCGCCGACCAGATCGGCGGCAGCCAGCATGTGTAGCTTCGCCAGTGCCTGCAGTGGCGCCCGCCGCCACACCCCGACCAACGTGGTCTCCCCGCCTTCGAGGGCCTGGGACACCCGCAATGCGCCGGCGAACACGGGATCCGACGCGGTGTGTTCATCCAGTTGCGGCGTGCCGCCGTCGAGTACCGACGACGCCCGGGCTGCCCGCAGCGCGGCCTCAGCCGCGGTCACCGGCCAGCCACGCAGGTTGGCGCGGTGGCGATGCGCTCGCCCCAGTGCGTCCCGCGCCTGTTCCGCGGCGTCGGCGACGCCGGGAAGGTCGACCAGCGGGGCCAACGGGTCAGAGCTCACGGCCGGTCACCCTACTCCGATGGGACTGCGCGTCCGCTGGGCTGCAGCTCGGTAACCGTTCGGCGCATGGCACGCGCCGCCCGCAGCGTCGACGTGAATTGCCAACGTCGATGCAACCCTCGGTGACTACGCTCACAGGCATGACCGACACGCACACCCAAGTTCTGTCAGCGTATCCGCCCCCCGCGGAGTTCGCCGAGCAGGCGAACGCCACCGAGGAGATGTACCGCGAAGCCGAGGCTGACCGGTTGGCGTTCTGGGCGACCCAGGCCAACCGCCTGGCCTGGTCCAAACCGTTCACCGAGGTACTCGACTGGTCCGAGGCGCCGTTCGCCAAATGGTTC
Proteins encoded:
- a CDS encoding HAD-IB family hydrolase; this encodes MTASDPDTEQLTAPQTGRTPVHPTRTAAFFDLDKTIIAKSSTLAFSKPFFDQGLLNRRAVLKSSYAQFLFLMSGADHDQMNRMRSYVTAMCTGWDVEQVKSIVAETLHEIVNPLVFAEAADLIADHKLCGRDVVVVSASGEEIVAPIARALGATHAMATRMVVKDGRYTGEVAFYCYGEGKVQAIRELALREGYPLEHCYAYSDSITDLPMLEAVGHPTVVNPDRALRREATARDWPVLTFTKPVSLRDRIPAPSSAAVATTAAVGISALAAGALTYSLLRRFAL
- a CDS encoding oxidoreductase, translated to MSSDPLAPLVDLPGVADAAEQARDALGRAHRHRANLRGWPVTAAEAALRAARASSVLDGGTPQLDEHTASDPVFAGALRVSQALEGGETTLVGVWRRAPLQALAKLHMLAAADLVGEQELARPRADPEVAARLDLMARMVTGGSRVPGPILSGVAHGELLALAAFGSADGVVARAVSRLVTIATGLDPHGLGVPEVFWMRRAAEYREAATGFASGTESGLTQWLLLHCRALQAGAREAVSIAEAKDSAKGSS